A genomic region of Pararge aegeria chromosome 11, ilParAegt1.1, whole genome shotgun sequence contains the following coding sequences:
- the LOC120627427 gene encoding uncharacterized protein LOC120627427 — MGHLMGEFILKITNLEVCKGPKQTDCNDMSARLENGTTLLLNVHVKEDVIPNRGKVEAMLNNKPLLRLQMKNPCDHLFMKPLFQRIYNVTNCQFKKGHYNLSINIEDVAQRYYGGMFIYGTYTFKSVFYNDQCNFSCVTLEVTFSPKKSK; from the exons GGTGAATTCATACTAAAAATAACGAATCTTGAAGTCTGCAAGGGTCCAAAACAAACTGACTGCAACGATATGTCTGCTAGATTAGAGAATGGCACAACCCTGTTGTTAAACGTGCACGTCAAGGAGGATGTTATTCCGAACCGG GGTAAGGTCGAGGCGATGCTGAACAATAAGCCGTTGTTAAGATTGCAGATGAAAAACCCCTGCGACCACCTTTTCATGAAGCCACTATTCCAAAGAATATACAATGTTACTAACTGCCAATTCAAAAAg GGTCATTACAATTTGAGTATTAATATTGAGGATGTAGCGCAGAGATACTATGGCGGAATGTTCATATACGGTACCTATACGTTCAAATCAGTTTTTTATAACGACCAATGCAACTTTTCTTGTGTTACTCTAGAAGTCACGTTTTCTCCAAAAAAGTCTAAATAA